In one Crocinitomicaceae bacterium genomic region, the following are encoded:
- a CDS encoding HigA family addiction module antidote protein, with protein sequence MRKLKNIHPGEILLEEFLIPMEITAYRLSKDIGIPQTRVSEILKGNRRITADTALRLSKYFGNSAKFWLGLQDDFDLEEELRSKQKELSGIKKYVNNAA encoded by the coding sequence ATGAGAAAATTAAAAAACATACATCCTGGCGAAATTTTACTTGAAGAATTTCTGATTCCAATGGAAATTACGGCATACAGACTTTCTAAAGACATTGGAATTCCTCAGACTCGTGTTTCAGAAATCCTTAAAGGAAATCGCCGAATTACTGCTGACACTGCTTTGAGACTTTCGAAGTATTTTGGAAACAGTGCAAAATTCTGGCTCGGACTGCAAGACGACTTTGATTTAGAAGAAGAATTGCGCTCAAAACAAAAGGAACTAAGCGGAATAAAAAAATACGTGAACAACGCAGCATAA
- a CDS encoding type II toxin-antitoxin system RelE/ParE family toxin, translating to MIISFGNKDTKKIWEGERIKGLSTELQETSRRKLRMLNNSQDLNDLMIPPSNRLEKLKGNLKEFYSIRINNQWRIIFKWNNGNASDVEIVDYH from the coding sequence ATGATTATTTCATTTGGAAACAAGGACACAAAGAAAATATGGGAAGGTGAACGAATCAAAGGACTTTCTACGGAACTTCAAGAAACATCAAGAAGAAAATTAAGAATGTTAAACAACTCGCAAGACCTTAACGACCTTATGATTCCGCCTTCGAATCGACTTGAAAAATTGAAAGGAAACCTGAAAGAATTTTATTCAATCCGAATAAATAATCAGTGGCGAATAATATTCAAATGGAATAATGGAAATGCTTCCGACGTTGAAATAGTAGATTATCATTAA